From a single Methylosinus sp. H3A genomic region:
- a CDS encoding PepSY domain-containing protein, whose translation MITRNFWAFLHRWTGLLMAGFLIVVGATGSLLAFLPELNHLLAPQIYPGPREGETLSLGELARRAETLVRAGRATQVSFVQPGTARVSMTPRQLPLVPDYSEVFADPVVGDEYVLGTRPEPPPLGFDHLYLDPVTGEELGRLDKEPPITSGPGIMPFVDRLHFRLAMGEWGGWILGIVAVVWTIDCFNGLYLTLPISTGKGNRKSWLARWKPAWLVKLSGSFYRVNLDLHRAFGLWMFAVLLLFGWSSVYFNMRDVYNPVMRAISDFDAPAPMAHGKSMGAKMHKAEKEPMSFERAQALGEILMAEQAREGGFTVERPFRLTYQEAPNSYTYSVRSSRDIGLKFGRTSVVFDASSGAFRSLRTPTGQHSGNTFTTWIVEMHLANLFGLWFRIFVCVLGVGVVMLSVTGVYIWWKKRAARVASAARAPAKPAAVSIPAMAFVEKSH comes from the coding sequence ATGATAACGAGGAATTTCTGGGCTTTTCTTCATCGCTGGACCGGTCTGCTCATGGCCGGATTCTTGATCGTCGTCGGCGCGACGGGCAGTCTTCTCGCCTTTCTGCCGGAGCTCAATCATTTGCTCGCGCCGCAGATCTATCCCGGTCCGCGCGAGGGCGAGACGCTCTCGCTCGGCGAGCTCGCGCGCCGCGCGGAGACGCTGGTTCGCGCGGGCCGCGCGACGCAAGTCTCCTTCGTGCAGCCGGGGACCGCGCGCGTCTCGATGACGCCGCGTCAATTGCCGCTGGTTCCAGACTATAGCGAGGTCTTTGCGGATCCCGTCGTCGGCGACGAATATGTGCTCGGAACGCGTCCCGAGCCGCCGCCGCTCGGCTTCGATCATCTCTATCTCGATCCCGTCACCGGCGAGGAGCTCGGCAGGCTGGACAAGGAGCCGCCGATTACCAGCGGCCCGGGAATCATGCCTTTCGTCGATCGGCTGCATTTCCGTCTCGCCATGGGCGAATGGGGCGGCTGGATTCTCGGAATCGTCGCCGTCGTCTGGACGATCGATTGCTTCAACGGGCTCTATCTCACTCTGCCGATTTCCACCGGCAAGGGCAATCGCAAGAGCTGGCTCGCGCGCTGGAAGCCCGCATGGCTCGTCAAGCTCAGCGGCTCCTTCTATCGCGTCAATCTCGATCTGCACCGCGCCTTCGGCCTGTGGATGTTCGCCGTGCTGCTGCTGTTCGGCTGGTCCAGCGTCTATTTCAACATGCGCGACGTCTATAATCCGGTGATGCGCGCCATCTCCGATTTCGACGCGCCGGCGCCGATGGCGCATGGCAAATCCATGGGCGCGAAAATGCACAAGGCGGAAAAGGAGCCGATGAGCTTTGAACGCGCCCAGGCGCTCGGCGAGATCCTCATGGCCGAGCAAGCGCGCGAGGGCGGCTTCACCGTGGAGCGGCCGTTTCGCCTCACCTATCAGGAAGCGCCGAACAGCTACACATATTCGGTGCGCTCCAGCCGCGACATCGGCCTGAAATTCGGCCGCACCAGCGTCGTCTTCGACGCGTCGAGCGGCGCGTTCCGTTCGCTGCGCACGCCGACGGGACAGCATTCCGGCAACACATTCACTACCTGGATCGTCGAGATGCATCTCGCCAATCTGTTCGGCCTCTGGTTCCGCATCTTCGTCTGCGTGCTCGGCGTCGGCGTCGTCATGCTCTCTGTCACCGGCGTCTACATTTGGTGGAAGAAGCGCGCCGCCCGCGTCGCCTCCGCGGCGCGCGCGCCGGCCAAGCCGGCCGCCGTGTCCATCCCTGCAATGGCCTTCGTCGAAAAATCACATTGA